GGCTGATCCCGCCTTGGATACAGCCGCTCTGGTTGAACGAGCTGAGGTCCGCAACGGATCGCTCTTTCCGGTTTCATCCGTCGGGAGAGGGTGGGACTTTGGTCCGGAAATCATCGGCCGGAACGGCGTGATTGCGGACTTTCACGACGTTCGGATTGGCGGCTGGTAGGGACGAGTTCCACCCATGCTGTGAGGCGCCGACGGGACCCGGAATTTCCGGTGCCGGCCCGAATCCGGACGTTCGCGGGACTGTGTAGCGACCGACATCAGGAGACTTAGAATCATTCAGGGATGCCGGCCTTGCGGAGCCCTTCGATCCACAGGTCCATCATCCAAGGCAGGCCGAACGGTCGCTTCAGGGTGTAAGAAATTGACATTCCCGGAACCGCAGCCATCAGCCTCTCACCCGCGCGTCGGGCCGCTTCCAATTGGCCGTCATGGGCCAGGGAGATAGTTAAAGACCGCAAAGCGACTGCATAATTCGGCGACAATTCGATCGCCCGCTCCGCCCAATGCACAGCTTCCGAAAAGCGTCGTGCGAAGATGTGGCAGTTCGCGATACCTGCGAAGATTGTGTAAGCCCGCAAGTCGAGCGGGCTGAATCGGCGGGCGATCTCAAGATTCTGAAGGGCCTTTTCGATCTGCCCGCTAAACAGGAAGGCGAAGGAGGAGTGCATCCGCACGTAAGCCGAGTTCGGGTGGACGCGCAGCGCTTCGTCTCCGAGTTCAGCACCTCGCTCGGCATCGTCTCCAACGACTGCCAGCGCCCACGCGGCCATTGCCAGCGCGGGGCCGTTCTCGGGGTCCAGGTCGACGGCGCGCAACGCCGTCTCGCATACCCGCGTCTTGCCTTCTTCGACAGGCTCCAGCCAGCCGCTGATCAATAATCTGCCTAGGCAGTCAGCCAAGGCCGTCCAAGCATCGGTAAAGGACGGATCGATAGCCAACGCATCTTCCAATACCCGTTCTGCGCGAAGGAAACCCTCGCGCGTATAGGCCTGGAACTCCGGCAGGGCTCTCAGGTACAGGTCATAGGCAGTGATGTGTTCGGGGCGTTTTCTCCGAGCCCGTTCGATCTCAACCTTTTGCACCCTTGGCTCGATCGCACTGACTACGCTCTCGGTGACGCGATCTTGCAGGGCGAACACGTCGACGATGTCGCCATCGAAGCGATCTGCCCAGACGTGGGTTTCAGTATCCGCCTCGATTAGCTGGCCCGTGATGCGGACGCGGTTCCCCGCCTTGCGGATCGAGCCTTCGAGGACATAGCGGACGCCGAGTTCGCGCCCGACACGTCGAATGTCAACTGTCTTTCCCTTGTAGGTGAAGCTGGAGTTCCTGGCGATAACGAACAGCCAGCGGATCCGGGAGAGCGCGGTGATGATGTCCTCGACCACGCCGTCCGCAAAATACTCCTGCTCGGGGTCGCCGCTCATGTTCGTGAAGGGCAGGACGGCTATGGAGGGCTTGTCGGGAAACAAAAGCGGTTTCGCGTCCCCTGCTGTTGCGCCCTGCAGCCGGCGGGCAAAACCAAGAGCGACGGCATAGGCTCTTACGGGTTCCTCAACGTTCTTGACGCTTTGCGGTCCGAGGTCCTCGACGCTGGCCTTCACCTTCCTTCGGACGTGGTTGTAAGCGTCGCCTGAGAGGCAAATCCCGCCGGGCTCGGCCAACCCCTGGAGCCTGGCTGCGATATTGACGCCGTCGCCGAGGAGATCGCCAGCGCGAACCATCACGTCGCCGACGTGGACACCGATGCGGAACTGGAGACGATCCTCGCCGGATTGCCCCTCGTTTTCCCGCCAAAGTGCCTCCTGGACCGCGATGGCGCACTGGACGGCATCGACGACGCTTGGGAACTCAGCCAGCACACTGTCGCCGGCCGTGTTTGCGATCCTGCCGCCGTGCTCGACAATAAAGGCGTCCATGATCTCGCGATGGGACATGAGCGTCCGAAGCGTCTGAACTTCGTTGAGGCCCATTAGGCGGGTGTATCCCGCCACATCGGCTGCGAAGATCGCCGCCAGCCGCCGTTCGATTCGATCCGCCGCCGACACGAATGCACCACAAGAGTTTGCCTACGCGAGTTTCGCATCTTCCTTTCCGGACGGCAACTCGGCTTTGAGGGGAAACTCCCCGGAGTTGCTCGGTGTATGCAGTCGGGGCGGCTTTCGACTCGTTTCAGGCTGCGCGACGACACTGTCACCACCAGCATTCGATCCAATCGAGATCGGCGTTATTCCGCGGAGTGAACTGGATTAGGAGTGCATCAGGGTGCCATTCTCTAAAGTCAGCTTCGGCGCGAAGCCGCCGTCCGGCGTCTGCGCATTGGGTTTCCGCTCACCTGACACCTTTGCCGCTGGCGGCGAGACCTGGAAGGACCGGATTGGGCTCAATCGAGCCATTCCCGGTCCTCGTCCCCTACGGCCGCAAGGGGCTCAAACGAGCCATTCCCGCCCCACGCCCGCAAAGGAGCCGGAAAGCGAAGTTGCGGGCCCTCATACTGCGGAAAAACAGAGAACAGCTTGAAGGCGTTCACACTTCATCTTACGCCGATGCGGGAAAGATCGATCCGCATCTCCGCCGATCCAACGGCATCGTTTTCAGGGCTTTCTGATTTGGGATCTGGAGCAGTGCCAGTGTCGCTGTCTTCCTTTTCGGAAGGCCGCACATAGTTTGGCGGCACGCTGCCACCAGGATCAGAAGCCTGAAACACGCCCACGCTTTCGAACTCACCCGTCTGCCAAGCGTAGACAGCATCCTCGAAAATCTGCGGCAAGACATCTTCGCTCGTCGGGTTTCCGTACCACTTGGCGACGATCCGCAAAATTTTGGCAAACATCGACGTTCCCTTGCGAAGGTTTTCGCAGGCATCGACGAGGGCCGGCTGAAGGTCCGCTGCGTTCTTCACGCCGACGCCCGCCGGAAACTGTGTCAGGCCGACGCGCACTACCGCCTGACCCACATATTGCCTCACGATGGCCATCGCCTCGTCGGCCGAAGTGGCCTTTGGCACCAGGATCAACCGTCCCCCCGACGATCGCGGGCTTCAGGGTGGGATCGGCGCACTCTTTGATTAGGGCAGCGTCCAACACAGCGTCTCCTGGGCTTCAGGTGTTGAAGGAAATAACAAGTGGTTTTGCAAAGAGCTTCGCCCATGCGACGGCACTCGCGCGCTGAATCGCGACGATGGAAGTCCCCTTGGTCCACCATCCGTTTCCAACTGCAATGATCAGGTCTGGGTCGTGGAGCATCGATTGCAGTACCGGCCAGACGACGAACTGCTCGTAACAGATGAGTGGCGCAACCTGACGATCCCCCACAGTCGCAACTGGATTGGCGAAGAAATGCGCTCGGGCGCCGCCACGTGTCCCCAGCCAGGACCGCCATGGTTGCCACATGGAGCCCGGCACCGGCACTCGCTGGCGATAGAGGACCCTGCCGCCGTTATCGGACAGCGTGACGAGCACATTGTCGTATCCAGCCGCATCGACCATGGCGGCGCCAGCGATCACGGAAATATCCGTGCTTTGCAGAGCCCTGACCCAGAGCCGTTCGACCGTCGGTGTCCAGAAGCTCAGGGCGCTTTCCGGCAGAACGATATTTCTGATGCCGTCTGATGCACGGTCCGTCAACGTGGCAATCAGATCACGGTGCCGCTGAATACTGGCGTCGCGGCCGAGCGATGACCCCATTTGCAGATCGACGCCCTGCCAGCCCTCAGGTAGTTTCGGATCGGTCCAGAAGGCGGCGGACCAGAGCCAAAGGCCTGCGAAGGCGATGGCAACAGCCGGCCACATGCGGGTTACGAGGCCCATGAGGCCGGCTGTCATCGCCACCAGTCCTGGCCATCCCCATCCGGGAAACAAAACGCCGCCCGCCGTGACAGGATGTGACCAGCCCGTGATGCCCATTGGCGGTACAGCCATAAGCGCAGCGACCAAGAGATAGCGAAACGGTCGACGGTCAGGGCGCTTCGTCCAGAGCACGGTATGCACGGCAACAAAGCTCCCCGAGGCGCACAGCCATAGCAATAAGCCCGGCCAAAGATCGGAGGCGTAGAAAGACGCGACGCCCTGCGGCAGACCACGGGATGCCGCCAGATAATATCCGGCCGAAACAATCGCCGCCACGTATCTCGCTCGCGCATGCCCCCAGAGAATCGGGAAAACCAGCGCCGCCGGAAGGAGCAGGACATTCCCGCTCCACCCAACCATTCCGGCAAGAACAGACGCGACGGTCAGCACTGCCGGCTGTAGGTAATCACGGCGCATAGGTCAGTACCTCTTGCGCCAGGCCGAGAATGCCTGCAGCCGGGATCGGACCGAAATAGCGGGAGTCGTAGGAGCCGGCGAAAGCCGAGTGCAGGAACACGCAATCGGCCGGCACGATCCCGCCCGAGAACGGCGTCATTGGCCGACCCCACGCGTCTCGCTGCGCTATGGTGGCGGAGGGAACCAGACGGCCGTTCACGGAGACGCTAGTACCAACTTCGACGCGCTGTCCTTCAACGGCCACGACCGACTTGATGAGCGGCGCAACGCCGGCCGGGCACAGGCCGGAGCGCAGGTAACCGCGTATACGTGCCTCCCGCATCGCTGCCGTTTGCGGCGGGCAAATGAAGACCAGGTCGCCAGCGGCGACCGGTCTGTCGAGCTTGACGATACGCCAGAGACCGAGAGATTCGCTCGGCGTGAGATTGATCCGGTAGCCGCCGAACCAGGCGACCGAGATCGTTCCCAGCAACGCCATTGTGATGGTGGCGAAGCCAAGCAGGAGCGCTTTATCGCGTCGCCTCCTCAACGCCGTTGCAATGAAAGGAATAGTCATTTCAGCGATAGCCCCTGGCTCTTCGTCTGCCGCAGCGTCTCGGCCTGCTTGAGGGCTTCGGTGGTCCGCTGGTGTGAACTGAGTTTCTGCACTGCGCGCATCAGGCCCCAGGCAGACTCGACCTCCGCCTTCTGACCGGCGCTCATGCCGGCGGTGATCGTCTTGAAGGTCTCGCCATTCGCATCCTTGGCGGCCAAGGGCAGGAAGGTCCGCTCGCCGAAACGCTCAGCGACAGCTTTGGCAAATCCGTCCAGTTCCGCCTTCACCATTTTGTCGGCAAGCGCGAACTCGAGCGCCGACGGAAGGTCGTTGCGGTCGATGGCGTCCCGCACGCGCTCGAGCGTCTGGCGTGCATTGGGAGAGAGTGCCGGGATGTCAATCAACACCTTGCGGCGGACCGCCACTTCCTCCGCCTGATGGCGTTGTTCGGCCTGACTGCGCTGGCGCAGGTAATCGCCGAGACTTTGAGCAAGAGCGGGAACGTTGCGTTCCGCCCTCTCGCGATCCTGCTTATCGGCGCGGCTTGCGAGCAGGCCGGATTTCCCCTTGAGTGCACCAAAACTTTCCGGCTGGCCAGCGATCTTCGCAAGCGTCGATTTGGCGACGGTCTCATCCTTCAGCATGGCATCGACATTGACGGCCTTGAAGGCGGCTTCCGGCTGCGCATAGACGAGATGGAAGCGGGTAGAGACATCTTCCCATTGCTTCTTCAGACTGGGATCGGATTCGAGCTTATCGGCAACCGCCTGCTCGACCGATTTCGGGAATGTTGCGATGCCGGCAACCATGGGGCTGGCCTCCTTGCTGCTTTGCGAGTGGGTCGGTTTGGTGCTGGTGCCGAAGCCGAGCTTGGCGCCGATGGCGAGGAGCCGGTGGGCAAGATCGGCCAGTTTCTGCTTCTGGCGGACCGTCCATTCGAGCCGGTCGCGGGCTATCGTGCGGGCGACGTTGACGAGATGCAGCCCGCGCGCTTCGGCAAAACGCAGTGCCTGGCGGTAGAAGGTGGCCCTCTCGTAATCGAGCGTGGTTTCCTTGGCATTCTTGCGCGACAGGATCTTGATCAGGCCGCCGGCAAACGCGAAGGATCGAGAGCCGTAATAGACGCGGAGATCCTCACGATGACGCGTCATCGCCACATAGGTCAGATGCCGATCGAGGGAGAGCGAAGCGAGCACCTTCACCCGGTCGACGGTGGCGCCTTGGCTCTTATGGATCGTGGTGGCATAGCCGTGGTCGAGATTGTTGTAGAACCGCTGCTCGACTGTGACCTGCCGGCGGTGCTCACCTTCGCCGATCTCTGCGACGATGCGGTTTTGCGCGGCTTCAACGACCTTGCCGAGCATGCCGTTCTTGACGCCGAGCGAGCCTTCGTTCTTCAGGAAAACGATCTGATCGCCGGGTGCGAAATTGCGGTGTCCGTCCTCCGCCCGGAAAGCAAAACCGTCGCCAATAATGCCACGCTCGACGAGCTCGGCGCGCCCCATCTCGTTGAGCATTCGCACATCGCGCCTGAGATGGGCGAGGATCAGTGTCGTCTTCGCCGGATCGTAGTCGCGGCTCCAATCGGCGATGAGCGTATCGACTGCCTCGTTCTTCAGCCTCAAACCTATCATTCGACCCTGTGCGGTATAGGCATCGACAGCCTTGCGAACGTTGCCGCGCGCGAGATCGAGCGAAGCGTCGCGCATCCATTGTTCGCGCTGACGATAGATGGTTTCGAGTTCGGCATAACCGATGCGATCAGCAATCGCACGGAACGCGGCGCCGGCTTCGATCGGCTGTAGCTGTTCCGGATCGCCGACCAGGACAAGCTTGGCGCCGGCCTTGGTCACCGTCTCAACCAGGTGCGCCATCTGCCGTGACGACACCATGCCGGCCTCGTCGAGAACGAAGACAGTCTTCGCGTCGAGCTGGTTTCGGCCCTCGTTCCACCGAAGCTCCCATGACGAAAGCGTGCGCGAGGCTATTCCTGCTTCCTTCTCCAAACCCTCCGCGGCCTTGCCGGCAAGCGCGCCACCGACGACACGGTATCCGCCTGCTTCCCACGCCGCGCGCGCGGCTTTCATCATCGTCGTCTTGCCGGCGCCGGCGCGGCCGATGACGGCTGCGATCCGCTCGGGTCCCGCGATATGTTCGATCGCTGTCCTCTGCTCCTCCGACAAGCGCGAATGGCGCTCGAACGTCGCCTCGAGCACCGCTTCCCGAACGCCATGCGAGGATCGCCTCGAGAGCCAGATCGCGCGGTTGGCCATCTCCGCTTCGAGCCGGATCAGCTCGCGCGTCGTGTACTTGGCCGGCAACCGGGCTCCGGTCGCAAATGCGATCCGCTCGCGCTCGAGACGGAGCGCTTCGGGGCTTTGGAGGACGCGAACCATCAGGCTCTGGAAGAGGGCGGCATCGTCGATATAGCGATGCAGGATCTTCGCAACGTCCCGCTCATCGAAAACGCTCTTCTCCCGCGTGATCAGTTCGAGGACGATTTCCGGCCGGCGCTGGATGCGACGTGCGTTCTCGCTTCGCCGCGCCTCCTGCAGCTCGATCCGTTCGAGCTTTGGTGACCCTGCCGACGACTGCGTCCTCGCCTGCTCCGCATTGCGGCCGATGGCCGTTGCACCAACACCAATATGGATGGTCGGCTCCACTTCGATGCCCTGTTTTTCGAAGGACCGGCCATCGATCCGGATATCGAGACCGGCGAGTGCCAGATGCCGGTTCTGGCAGGCAAACCAGCCGTCGCGAAAGGCATTGAAGTCGTCGAGGCTTCCGGCCCAGAGTTCATAAACGATCTTGCCGGCGTCGTTGCGGATCGGATTGCCGTCCGGCCCGAGAACCGCAACTTTTTTGGCGCCGAATCCGTCTTCGGTGAGTGGTCGAAGGGTCGTCATCAGATGCACATGCGGATTGCCCGGTGCATCGTGATAAACCCAATCCGCCACCATTCCCTTGGCGGTCACATGCCGTTCGACGAAGTCGCGGACAAGCGCGATGTTCTGCTCGGCCGTCAATTTGATCGGGAGCGCAATCGTGATGTCCTTGGCAAGCTGGGCGTCGGAGCGCTTCTCGAAGTCTTCGACCTTATTCCAGAAGGCTTCGGAAGCGCCGGAGGCCGAGCGATCGGCAATCATCAACCGCAACCATTCGGGTGAATCGGCCGGGATGACGAACTCCTCGTGCAGCAAACCCTGCTTGCGGGTGTAGTCGATCGTCCGGGCTTCCCGCTCGTACTCCATTTTGGCGCAGTGCCGATAGGCTGCCGACAGCACGGCGCTGCGACCGGAGCCACGGCCAACGACGCTGACGGAGAAATGAGGAACGGCCACGGCGGTCTGAGCTCCCAGCTTGCGGAACGAATTCAACGGGTTCTTCAGGAGCAGCGGCCCCGTCAGGGCACTCAGAGCAAGACGTCGTGACAGCGACGTATAATTGCGCCCTTGGAAGCCGCTCCTTCGGAACGGCCGGGATCATTCACCAAGGCATCGCCCTTGGCGATTGTAGGATTCACAGTAGTGCGTTCCGCACTCCGTTCGGAAAAACTGGCCCTCGAAAGACAAGCTTTCTCAGCCAGGGAGACGGACGGAATGAGGAAACCCTCCTCGAAAATTCGCGATGAAATCGCCAAGCTCCAGGAACAACTCAAGATCGCGGAAACGCGAGAAGCCGAGCGGATCGGCCGGATTGCGCTCAAGGCAGGACTTGGCGAAATCGCGATCGAGGAAGCCGAGCTTCAGGCGGCTTTCGAGAGTCTGGCGAAACGCTTTCGCGGAGGGCAGGGCGCATCGACCGGAGGGAAAAAGGGGGATGGCGACGTCAGCGCCGGCGCGTCGTCCGCGGCGGTCGCGTCTGGCGCGGCTCAGGGCGGCAATGGCGAGGCTTGAGCGGATGGCGAGAACAATGACATCCGATGCCCGCAAAAAGGACACGCGGGAGAAGATCGAGCTCGGCGGGCTGATCGTGAAGGCGGGCTTGCGATACGAGAAGCGCGCGCTCCTGCTCGGGGCGTTGGTCGAACTCAGCCACCGGCTGAAGTCCGACGAAGGTGAGCGGGCGCGGTTGATCGCAATCGGCGCGGAGGCATTCGGCAATGACGGCGAATAGGCTTGCTCTCGTCGCTGTCCCTGCCGTGCTGATGACCTTTGCCGTCATCGGCATGACCGGGACCGAGCAGTGGCTATCGAACTTCGGCAAGACGGAATCGGCGAGGCTGACGCTGGGCCGCGTCGGAATCGCCGCGCCCTATGTCAGCGCCGCGGCGATTGGCGTGATCTTTCTGTTCGCGAGCGCCGGCTCCGCGAACATCAAATTCGCCGGCTGCAGCGCTCTGGCCGGAGCCGCAGCAACGATCCTGATTGCGGCGATACGCGAGGCGGGACGTCTTGCCGCATTCGCCGGAAAGGTGCCGGCGGGCAACTCCATCACCTCGTATCTCGACCCTGCAACGATGATCGGCGCAGCTGCCGCGCTGGTGGCGGGATGTTTCGCGCTACGCGTCGCGCTGATCGGCAACGCTGCCTTCGCACGCGCCGAGCCGAAACGCATCCGGGGACAAAGGGCGCTGCATGGGGAGACCGACTGGATGAAGATGCAGGACGCGGCAAAGCTCTTTCCCGATACCGGCGGCATCGTCATTGGCGAGCGCTACCGCGTCGACAAGGACAGCACGGCAGCGCGTTCGTTTCGTGCGGATGATCCCGAAACCTGGGGCGTCGGCGGCAAGTCACCGCTGCTCTGCTTCGACGGCTCGTTCGGATCCTCGCACGGCATCGTGTTCGCCGGTTCCGGCGGCTTTAAGACGACGTCGGTGACGATCCCGACGGCACTCAAATGGGGCGGTGCGCTTGTCGTCCTCGACCCTTCGAACGAAGTGGCGCCGATGGTTCACCAGCATCGGAAGAATGCAGCGCGTTTCATTCGCATTCTCGATCCGAAGGCGCCGGAAACGGGCTTCAACGCTCTCGACTGGATCGGCCGCTTCGGCGGAACCAAGGAGGAAGACATCGCCTCCGTCGCGTCGTGGATCATGAGTGATAGCGGCGGCCCGCGCGGCGTGCGCGACGACTTCTTCCGGGCATCGGCGCTGCAGCTTCTGACCGCGCTGATCGCCGACGTCTGCCTGTCCGGCCATACCGACAGTGAGTTCCAGACCTTGCGGCAGGTTCGGGCCAATCTTTCTGAGCCGGAACCGAAACTGCGTGAGCGACTGCAATCCATCTACGACAATTCGAACTCGGACTTCGTGAAGGAGAATGTCGCCGCCTTCGTCAACATGACGCCGGAGACCTTCTCCGGTGTCTACGCCAATGCGGTCAAGGAAACACACTGGTTGTCCTATCCGAACTATGCCGCACTCGTATCGGGTTCGACCTTCTCAACCGACGCGCTTGCGGCCGGCAAGACCGACGTATTCATCAACATCGACCTGAAGACACTGGAGACGCATTCCGGTCTTGCCCGGGTGATCATCGGCTCGCTCATTAACGCCATCTACAATCGCGACGGCGAGGTGAAGGACAGGGCCCTCTTCCTTCTCGATGAGGTCGCGCGTCTCGGCTACATGCGCATCCTGGAAACCGCGCGTGACGCTGGCCGCAAGTATGGCATCACATTGACGATGATCTACCAGTCGATTGGCCAGATGCGGGAGACCTATGGCGGCCGCGATGCGGCGAGCAAATGGTTCGAGAGCGCGAGCTGGATCTCTTTCGCCGCGATCAACGATCCGGATACCGCAGACTACATCTCGAAGCGCTGCGGCATGACCACGGTCGAGATCGACCAGGTCAGCCGCAGTTTCCAATCTAGGGGATCATCGCGGACTCGATCGAAGCAGCTGGCGGCGCGGCCGCTGATCCAGGCGCATGAGGTTCTTCGCATGCGGGCAGACGAGCAGATCGTCTTCACCGCCGGCAACCCGCCGCTTCGCTGCGGCAGGGCGATCTGGTTCCGGCGTGAAGACATGAAGGCCTGCGTCGGCACGAACAGGTTTCACAAGGTCGGAAAGACGGCTGTCGGAAGCTTGGCACTCTTCCACGCGCGGGGGTCTCGCTAGGCGCTGGGACGGTGAGAGACACGGATGGTGTGACTGAGGGGTCGCGAGAGGATCGTCACCCGACGGGGCGGAGACCGCGGGCGGGCTCCGTGAGCGCAGCGAGTAGAGCCGTGCGCCGCAGGCGTCTCGCCCAAGCCCTTCGCATATCATCACCGATGTGAATCGATCCATGCCCATCGATTCATAAGTGTCGTTGGACGCGACTCCCCGGATCAGCGATCCTGACGTCATGATCTCTCAACCCTACCGCCTCTACGTCGAACGCTCGGATCCCGCGAGGAATATGGCCCGCTACTATGCCATGTCGATCGAACCGAACCTGTTCGGGGACATCTGCCTGCTTCGGAAGTGGGGCCGCATTGGAACCAGGGGACAGATGATGGTCCATCATTTCCGCCGGGAAGAGGAAGCGGTCCGGCTGTTTCTCGATGTGCTCCGACGGAAACGAAAACGCGGTTATCGTCCGCGCGCTTCTATGCCCATATGAAAAAATCCGCCGAAGCGGTGCTCTACGGCGCCTCAGCGGCGCCGGTTCCGGTCGGTCTCGAACGACACCTCGACCTCGACGAAGAATAGGATCGTGATGGCCAGCTAAGGCCTAGTCTAGCTTTCCGTTGCGGAAGAAATTGCTGATCACCTTGCCGAGGGTGCGAAGCCGGCGGTAGGTGGCGGCGAAGAATTGAGGGAACTGCTATATGATTTCTCTCCTTTCGAAATGCGGTCATCGCGGGGGGGGGGGCAGGCGGCGGGTCGAAAAGGAGGGACACACCAATCGCTATCGCTGCAATGGCAGGGCTACTCGCCATGGCATGGCGATCTGGTTCCGTCAGTCAATGTTCGGCGCCATTGAAACCAGGTGCGTGGGAGAGGACGTTCGCCCGAGAGTGCGTGCGCAGTCCTCAATTGAGACTGCGCCAAGGATCCCGATCAGGATCCCGCGCACCGAGCGTAGGTGGCACGCGCCGCATGTACGGCGATCCCGGTTTCTCGCGCAATATCCTTGATGATCGGTGCCAGCGAGCCGAGTTCTTCTTCGGTAAGCGCAACCAGCTCTGGATAGTTGATTTCGACGCCGGTGTAGTCCGCTGTCAAAGCAATGGCCCAATCGCCGCCATTGACTCGATACTCATGGGTGTCGAAATCGATTTCGAGATCGTCCAGCAGATTGATGGCAAAGCGCCCGAAAATCTCGGTTTCGCCGTCCAACTGATATTTGGCGAATTCGTCCTCTCCGGTGAGAACGTTCCGCTCCAACGCCATGATGGTCCGGACGCGCGCGGTGGCGGCATCCAGTCCTTCGATCAGGCGATCATGGAGCTCTCGCGAGAAGTCGGTATCGCAGCCGAAGCGGTTGGCGAGAACGAGGAGCCGGAAACCGGAGAGCGCGGCGACGAGGGTAAGGTTCTGATCAGTTGTCATGTGTGATCTCCTTCATCTTTATGACGGAGATCGGCCACTCCGTGGCAAAGAGGGGTCAGGGATCGCGGAACGCGACTTGCAAGCGGGGGAACCGATTTTTCTGAAGCGCAGTGCAACGCAGCGGCGGAAAAATTGGGGAGACCGCGCCGTCCTTGACGCCGGATTTGCTGGAGTAAAATAGGAGGTCAGAGAGAGAAGAGCCCCGCGTACCCGAAGGGAACGCGACCGTTCCCGGCGCGAGCCGACGGGGAGCGTCGAGGGGTGAAATCCCTGACAGCCGGGCGGCCGGTCGATCCGGCCGGGCCAAGCTCACGGGATGGAGGTAAGCCTCGATCAGAACGGAGGCTCGGCGCTTACACGGCCGTCCTGCTCGGCCGAGATCACTTCGCGTTCGGCCTGGGCGAGTTCAAGTTCGGCCTCGATCTGCCGACGCTCGTTAGCGTCGACGGCGTTACGCAGCTCGGCGCGCAGTTCTTCGATGTGCTGTTCGATGGTCATCGTCATCTCCTGTAGTTTGAGAAGGATGACGACCGCGGGCGTGGCGACAGGGCAGGGTCAAGGAGCGCGAAGCGACCGCACCGCGGCGGGTGGGGGAGCCGAAATGCGACAGCATTTTGGAGGAACCGCGAAGTCCTTGAGGCGGCCCTTTCCCCACGGCAAAATGGCACTGTCTGAGCAGACCCTACCTCTCGTTTGGCACCGAAAAGCCAGAAACGGGCTCAATGCCTGTTTCCGGCTTCTGCGATGAGGATTGGCCCT
This genomic stretch from Sinorhizobium arboris LMG 14919 harbors:
- a CDS encoding adenylate/guanylate cyclase domain-containing protein; its protein translation is MSAADRIERRLAAIFAADVAGYTRLMGLNEVQTLRTLMSHREIMDAFIVEHGGRIANTAGDSVLAEFPSVVDAVQCAIAVQEALWRENEGQSGEDRLQFRIGVHVGDVMVRAGDLLGDGVNIAARLQGLAEPGGICLSGDAYNHVRRKVKASVEDLGPQSVKNVEEPVRAYAVALGFARRLQGATAGDAKPLLFPDKPSIAVLPFTNMSGDPEQEYFADGVVEDIITALSRIRWLFVIARNSSFTYKGKTVDIRRVGRELGVRYVLEGSIRKAGNRVRITGQLIEADTETHVWADRFDGDIVDVFALQDRVTESVVSAIEPRVQKVEIERARRKRPEHITAYDLYLRALPEFQAYTREGFLRAERVLEDALAIDPSFTDAWTALADCLGRLLISGWLEPVEEGKTRVCETALRAVDLDPENGPALAMAAWALAVVGDDAERGAELGDEALRVHPNSAYVRMHSSFAFLFSGQIEKALQNLEIARRFSPLDLRAYTIFAGIANCHIFARRFSEAVHWAERAIELSPNYAVALRSLTISLAHDGQLEAARRAGERLMAAVPGMSISYTLKRPFGLPWMMDLWIEGLRKAGIPE
- a CDS encoding conjugal transfer protein TraB; translated protein: MRRDYLQPAVLTVASVLAGMVGWSGNVLLLPAALVFPILWGHARARYVAAIVSAGYYLAASRGLPQGVASFYASDLWPGLLLWLCASGSFVAVHTVLWTKRPDRRPFRYLLVAALMAVPPMGITGWSHPVTAGGVLFPGWGWPGLVAMTAGLMGLVTRMWPAVAIAFAGLWLWSAAFWTDPKLPEGWQGVDLQMGSSLGRDASIQRHRDLIATLTDRASDGIRNIVLPESALSFWTPTVERLWVRALQSTDISVIAGAAMVDAAGYDNVLVTLSDNGGRVLYRQRVPVPGSMWQPWRSWLGTRGGARAHFFANPVATVGDRQVAPLICYEQFVVWPVLQSMLHDPDLIIAVGNGWWTKGTSIVAIQRASAVAWAKLFAKPLVISFNT
- the traF gene encoding conjugative transfer signal peptidase TraF, which translates into the protein MTIPFIATALRRRRDKALLLGFATITMALLGTISVAWFGGYRINLTPSESLGLWRIVKLDRPVAAGDLVFICPPQTAAMREARIRGYLRSGLCPAGVAPLIKSVVAVEGQRVEVGTSVSVNGRLVPSATIAQRDAWGRPMTPFSGGIVPADCVFLHSAFAGSYDSRYFGPIPAAGILGLAQEVLTYAP
- the traA gene encoding Ti-type conjugative transfer relaxase TraA; this translates as MAVPHFSVSVVGRGSGRSAVLSAAYRHCAKMEYEREARTIDYTRKQGLLHEEFVIPADSPEWLRLMIADRSASGASEAFWNKVEDFEKRSDAQLAKDITIALPIKLTAEQNIALVRDFVERHVTAKGMVADWVYHDAPGNPHVHLMTTLRPLTEDGFGAKKVAVLGPDGNPIRNDAGKIVYELWAGSLDDFNAFRDGWFACQNRHLALAGLDIRIDGRSFEKQGIEVEPTIHIGVGATAIGRNAEQARTQSSAGSPKLERIELQEARRSENARRIQRRPEIVLELITREKSVFDERDVAKILHRYIDDAALFQSLMVRVLQSPEALRLERERIAFATGARLPAKYTTRELIRLEAEMANRAIWLSRRSSHGVREAVLEATFERHSRLSEEQRTAIEHIAGPERIAAVIGRAGAGKTTMMKAARAAWEAGGYRVVGGALAGKAAEGLEKEAGIASRTLSSWELRWNEGRNQLDAKTVFVLDEAGMVSSRQMAHLVETVTKAGAKLVLVGDPEQLQPIEAGAAFRAIADRIGYAELETIYRQREQWMRDASLDLARGNVRKAVDAYTAQGRMIGLRLKNEAVDTLIADWSRDYDPAKTTLILAHLRRDVRMLNEMGRAELVERGIIGDGFAFRAEDGHRNFAPGDQIVFLKNEGSLGVKNGMLGKVVEAAQNRIVAEIGEGEHRRQVTVEQRFYNNLDHGYATTIHKSQGATVDRVKVLASLSLDRHLTYVAMTRHREDLRVYYGSRSFAFAGGLIKILSRKNAKETTLDYERATFYRQALRFAEARGLHLVNVARTIARDRLEWTVRQKQKLADLAHRLLAIGAKLGFGTSTKPTHSQSSKEASPMVAGIATFPKSVEQAVADKLESDPSLKKQWEDVSTRFHLVYAQPEAAFKAVNVDAMLKDETVAKSTLAKIAGQPESFGALKGKSGLLASRADKQDRERAERNVPALAQSLGDYLRQRSQAEQRHQAEEVAVRRKVLIDIPALSPNARQTLERVRDAIDRNDLPSALEFALADKMVKAELDGFAKAVAERFGERTFLPLAAKDANGETFKTITAGMSAGQKAEVESAWGLMRAVQKLSSHQRTTEALKQAETLRQTKSQGLSLK
- the traC gene encoding conjugal transfer protein TraC, which gives rise to MRKPSSKIRDEIAKLQEQLKIAETREAERIGRIALKAGLGEIAIEEAELQAAFESLAKRFRGGQGASTGGKKGDGDVSAGASSAAVASGAAQGGNGEA
- the traD gene encoding type IV conjugative transfer system coupling protein TraD, giving the protein MARTMTSDARKKDTREKIELGGLIVKAGLRYEKRALLLGALVELSHRLKSDEGERARLIAIGAEAFGNDGE